Proteins encoded by one window of Nocardia goodfellowii:
- a CDS encoding SDR family NAD(P)-dependent oxidoreductase — protein sequence MITDGGGDIAQRLAGFLIRHGVRAEVVDDVPAGARAVVFLGGLRDIDSPLDAIAINREAFSAAKAFAASDDAAAGLFVTVQDTGADFGRSGRQGVRAWSGGLAGLARTVAREWPEVAVKAIDCERGDRTAEELAEVLGRELLLGGAALDVGLHANGIRTTLTTQPAPPLPAADRSRLGIGTESVLVVTGGGRGITAECCLALARLARPRLVLLGRSPLTPEPELATTAHDQPALVQAILNEARRRGEPAPGPATARAHARSILAGRELRRTLAALAEAGAPTQYLSLDVRDSAALDSALAAVRARWGKITGIVHGAGVVVDKVIADKSTEDFGAVFDTKVVGLRALLAATADDPIDLMCVFGSVAGQYGNAGQSDYAMANEVLSQVVAVEKARRPGLRAHAVCWGPWAGGMVGADLAAHMRARGVVLIPPAAGASALLTEIAQGGSDERVVICAGDDFGRLTTQPARKLVWQVVLSSRTHPELWDHQIEGTPIVPVVSALEWFTAVGADRFPDRDQLTLRNLQVLRTLALPDFAEHTQDLRITMCPGEQPDSPAAVEVAGMDGRPRYRAILEARTSGAVPRWRTPDFTGSGPTPLYDGELLFHGPRFQSLCAVEGIGPQGAAAAVTRATALGWSDEQRSIDPAALDGALQLAVLWAADTVGFATLPMSVDRVHVYRQGQPQVPARCIVRAGAIGRDHATCDAALVDSSGSAYVELLGISLIRRPERTNPARFQR from the coding sequence ATGATCACCGACGGAGGCGGCGACATCGCACAGCGGCTCGCCGGATTTCTGATCCGACACGGTGTCCGGGCAGAGGTGGTCGACGATGTGCCCGCCGGTGCGAGAGCCGTGGTTTTCCTGGGCGGATTACGCGACATCGACTCGCCGCTGGATGCGATCGCGATCAACCGCGAGGCGTTCAGCGCCGCCAAAGCATTCGCCGCCAGCGATGACGCCGCCGCCGGCCTGTTCGTTACGGTGCAGGACACCGGCGCGGACTTCGGTCGCAGCGGTCGCCAGGGCGTTCGTGCGTGGTCGGGGGGACTGGCGGGGCTCGCCCGCACTGTCGCGCGGGAGTGGCCCGAGGTCGCGGTCAAGGCGATCGACTGTGAACGGGGAGATCGCACCGCCGAGGAGCTGGCGGAGGTGCTCGGGCGTGAACTGCTGCTCGGCGGTGCCGCGCTGGATGTCGGCTTGCACGCCAACGGTATTCGCACCACACTCACCACTCAGCCCGCACCGCCGCTACCTGCTGCTGACCGCAGCCGCCTGGGCATCGGCACGGAATCGGTGCTCGTGGTCACCGGCGGTGGCAGGGGCATCACCGCCGAATGCTGCCTCGCGCTCGCGCGTCTCGCGCGGCCCCGGCTGGTGCTGCTAGGCCGCTCGCCGTTGACGCCCGAGCCCGAGCTCGCCACGACAGCACACGATCAGCCGGCTCTTGTCCAAGCCATTCTGAATGAGGCCCGACGCCGAGGCGAGCCCGCACCCGGACCGGCCACGGCACGTGCTCACGCTCGGAGCATCCTGGCCGGCCGCGAATTGCGGCGCACGCTCGCCGCGCTTGCTGAAGCCGGGGCGCCGACACAGTATCTGTCCCTGGATGTCCGCGACAGCGCGGCGCTCGACTCGGCGCTCGCCGCCGTACGAGCGCGGTGGGGCAAAATCACCGGGATCGTGCACGGCGCCGGCGTCGTGGTGGACAAGGTGATCGCGGACAAGTCCACCGAAGACTTCGGCGCGGTCTTCGATACCAAGGTGGTCGGGCTACGCGCGCTGCTTGCCGCTACTGCCGATGATCCGATCGACCTGATGTGTGTGTTCGGTTCGGTCGCCGGGCAGTACGGCAACGCCGGTCAAAGTGACTACGCCATGGCCAATGAGGTGCTCAGCCAGGTCGTCGCCGTGGAGAAGGCGCGGCGACCGGGGCTGCGCGCACATGCCGTGTGCTGGGGTCCATGGGCCGGTGGAATGGTGGGTGCCGACCTCGCCGCCCATATGCGAGCCAGGGGCGTCGTACTGATCCCGCCCGCGGCCGGGGCGTCGGCGTTGCTGACCGAAATAGCGCAGGGCGGCAGTGATGAGCGTGTGGTCATCTGCGCCGGGGATGACTTCGGCCGGTTGACAACACAGCCTGCGAGGAAGTTGGTCTGGCAGGTCGTGCTGAGTTCGCGCACGCACCCGGAACTCTGGGACCACCAGATCGAAGGAACCCCGATCGTTCCCGTCGTGTCGGCTCTGGAGTGGTTCACGGCTGTCGGCGCGGATCGTTTTCCCGACCGGGATCAGCTCACGTTGCGCAATCTGCAAGTGCTGCGGACCCTTGCCTTGCCCGACTTCGCCGAGCACACCCAGGACCTGCGGATCACTATGTGCCCGGGTGAGCAGCCGGACTCACCGGCCGCCGTAGAAGTCGCCGGTATGGATGGCCGCCCCCGATATCGCGCGATTCTCGAGGCACGCACCTCCGGCGCTGTACCGCGATGGCGAACGCCTGATTTCACCGGCTCCGGACCTACGCCGCTCTACGACGGCGAGCTGCTGTTCCACGGGCCTCGCTTCCAATCTTTATGTGCCGTAGAGGGAATCGGTCCTCAGGGAGCGGCTGCCGCCGTGACCCGCGCCACCGCATTGGGCTGGAGTGATGAGCAACGTTCGATCGATCCCGCCGCACTGGACGGCGCGCTACAACTCGCGGTGCTCTGGGCAGCAGACACGGTCGGCTTCGCCACGCTGCCGATGAGCGTCGATCGCGTCCATGTCTATCGACAGGGGCAACCTCAGGTGCCCGCACGGTGCATCGTGCGGGCGGGCGCCATTGGTCGAGATCACGCTACGTGCGACGCCGCGCTCGTCGACTCCAGCGGATCGGCCTACGTCGAACTTCTCGGTATCTCCCTGATCCGCCGACCCGAGCGGACAAATCCTGCCCGATTCCAGAGGTGA
- a CDS encoding phospholipase D-like domain-containing protein, with product MTSTRESSELSAEAAETGERVARIRRRLERLIGIAATEGNKLTPLRNGDEIFAAMLAGIARAEHTVDMMTFVYWKGDIARQFAEALAERAAAGVRVRLLLDGFGSRLIEAELLQRMDRAGVKVAWFRKPLYLSPLKQNHRCHRKVLVVDEETAFTGGVGIAEEWCGNARNEHEWRDTHVEVRGPAVDGMAAAFAQNWAECHDELFDDRDRFIDHRPQGDAIVQVVRGSASFGWQDMQTLLRVMLESAEERFRLATAYFSPDAFFIELLCATARRGVEVEILLPGPHTDKRVCQLAGQHYYEELVACGVKIYQYQPTMMHAKVITVDRVATLIGSTNFNRRSLDHDEEIMLAVLDQEFTATLDGHFDEDVAVSDPIRAGRWLRRSVAQRARELAVQPIRRFL from the coding sequence ATGACCAGTACGCGGGAATCATCCGAGCTGAGCGCGGAAGCGGCGGAAACCGGAGAGCGTGTCGCGCGGATTCGGCGGCGGCTGGAGCGGTTGATCGGGATCGCGGCGACCGAGGGAAACAAGCTGACGCCCTTGCGCAACGGCGACGAGATCTTCGCGGCGATGCTGGCCGGGATCGCCCGAGCCGAGCACACGGTGGACATGATGACGTTCGTGTACTGGAAAGGTGACATCGCCCGCCAGTTCGCGGAGGCGCTCGCGGAACGGGCGGCTGCCGGAGTGCGGGTGCGGCTGTTGCTCGACGGGTTCGGCAGCCGGCTGATCGAGGCCGAGCTGCTGCAACGGATGGATCGGGCCGGGGTGAAGGTGGCGTGGTTCCGTAAGCCGCTGTATCTCTCGCCGCTGAAACAGAATCACCGCTGCCATCGCAAAGTGCTCGTCGTCGACGAGGAGACAGCGTTCACCGGCGGGGTGGGGATCGCCGAGGAATGGTGCGGCAACGCCCGCAACGAGCACGAGTGGCGGGACACCCACGTCGAGGTGCGCGGCCCGGCCGTGGACGGCATGGCGGCCGCGTTCGCGCAGAACTGGGCGGAGTGCCACGACGAACTCTTCGACGACCGGGATCGATTCATCGACCATCGCCCGCAGGGTGATGCCATCGTGCAGGTGGTGCGCGGCTCGGCCAGTTTCGGCTGGCAGGACATGCAAACCCTGCTGCGCGTGATGCTGGAGTCGGCCGAGGAACGTTTCCGGCTGGCGACCGCGTATTTCTCCCCGGACGCGTTTTTCATCGAGTTGCTGTGCGCCACCGCCCGGCGTGGGGTCGAGGTGGAGATCCTGCTACCCGGGCCGCACACCGACAAGCGGGTCTGTCAGCTGGCCGGACAGCACTACTACGAAGAGCTCGTCGCGTGCGGCGTGAAGATCTACCAGTATCAGCCGACGATGATGCACGCCAAGGTGATCACCGTCGATCGCGTCGCCACGCTGATCGGCTCGACCAATTTCAACCGCCGCTCTCTCGACCACGACGAAGAGATCATGCTCGCGGTCCTGGATCAGGAGTTCACCGCGACCCTGGACGGGCACTTCGACGAGGATGTGGCGGTGAGTGATCCGATCCGAGCCGGCCGGTGGCTGCGGCGCTCCGTCGCGCAGCGGGCGCGCGAGCTGGCCGTCCAGCCCATCCGACGGTTTCTGTAG
- a CDS encoding ATP-binding protein, with product MNSTERNIICHPDLREFRVPARADRIAEVREVVRDWLYRCGIDSAQTYDVLLAVSEAVTNAVEHGHRHAPGSVRIEGALTDSDIRVTVADHGHWKPKDSPGGQIRGRGLDLIRALMTSVTVHTDATGTRIEMRLNPILRQQSSPHR from the coding sequence ATGAATTCGACAGAGCGAAACATCATCTGTCACCCGGACCTACGCGAGTTCCGAGTGCCGGCCCGAGCTGACCGGATCGCCGAGGTGCGCGAAGTGGTGCGGGATTGGCTGTACCGCTGCGGAATCGACTCAGCGCAAACCTATGACGTACTGCTCGCCGTCAGCGAAGCGGTCACCAATGCCGTCGAGCACGGTCACCGCCACGCACCCGGCTCCGTCCGCATCGAAGGTGCGCTGACCGATAGCGATATTCGAGTGACAGTCGCCGATCACGGACACTGGAAGCCGAAAGACAGTCCAGGCGGACAGATCCGCGGTCGCGGATTGGATTTGATTCGAGCCCTGATGACCTCGGTCACCGTCCACACCGACGCTACCGGCACAAGGATCGAAATGCGGTTGAACCCTATTCTGCGGCAACAATCTTCGCCGCACCGATAA
- a CDS encoding WYL domain-containing protein has protein sequence MRTVLLRVNPAQRAELVGTALAVHAEETDPDGRLRLEVSFQDRRHAEWALWQLAGNAKALAPQWLRDALRERAAALATRYT, from the coding sequence GTGCGGACCGTGCTACTCCGCGTGAACCCGGCACAGCGAGCCGAACTGGTGGGCACCGCGCTGGCCGTCCATGCCGAAGAGACCGACCCGGACGGCCGGCTGCGGCTCGAGGTGAGCTTCCAAGACCGCAGGCACGCCGAATGGGCGCTGTGGCAGCTCGCCGGCAACGCGAAAGCTCTTGCGCCGCAATGGCTGCGAGACGCGTTGCGCGAACGCGCCGCCGCGCTCGCCACTCGCTACACGTGA
- a CDS encoding beta-ketoacyl synthase N-terminal-like domain-containing protein, which yields MPFPPIAIVGTGCVLPGAMDPDELWRNISAGRVSIGAPPPGRGTADPGLLLPGPLSNGASGRHCLGGYIDGFDSIFDPLGFRIEGDRISGLDPLVRWGMHCGREALRQAGRWDPPPTRTGLILGNLGFPSRGFGRFAEHHWRTGAEGYAGPDHGGPDPRNRFPLGLTAHLIADALGLDLGAFALDAACASSLYAVKLAADRLHDGSADLMLAAAVNGVDELFLQAGFRALNALSPTGRSRPFHRDADGLVPAEGAACVALMRLEDAAKSAAPVLGVIRGIGLSNDGRNEGFLVPAQHGQELAMRRAYRSASLRPSTISLVECHATGTPVGDAVEVRSLAEIFTEVGHDLPIGSIKANLGHSLTVAGMAGLLKVLAAIGSETLPATVDAEPAIADLSGTPLRLLTENMPWTGRRRAAVSTFGFGGNNAHLIVEAYDARLIRAPRRLPPPPIPEAVAIVAMGARVGTGTSVRDLAEAVLCGKVDHGPSRAVDVDLEGLRFPPKDLRETLPQQVMMMEAAREAVASRQLPADRTMVLIGMGIDAEIARYCARARLTAAGDSARDSIGGPLTPAGGVGCMANITANRLNWLLNLTAPGFAVFAEESSGLIALSLGSRAVACGEVDYALVGAVDLSCEPIHRQALRELGRGDDPGDAAVALLLRRHSDAIADGDEVIALLDPEDHPSAQAVPGLRIGEHRGSDDSTPAAFDPADLFGNAHAAQAMVYVAVAALALRHRTVPTAGALADPLLGEPRAVVDIHPLGARPTAVTLRSAAPAPGLRPVPRLRLYSGQNRRDIAAAVASDRESGDGPARLALVDDGTQSWTALRDATIRWASGTGPRPPGSAFRDGPLTGEVAFVYPNGAAAYPKMGHHLMLALPDLIDALRRKCGSIEQTLGWAYADPPVPRHGLDQNCAASLLATLHTTIIRDILEISPAAALGYSSGESSALVALDVWRDIPGFVSRLYESNLFTREVSGEQRMIREQWRRLGAADEPWINYVVPADADRVRAAIADEPAAHLTVINAPGSCVIGGAPSACARVFDRLGVVDTAIAVDYDFAAHTHLVQPVRGEWRRLHHWPMNAVPGIRFYSATLSEPYAPTPHSAAEALTRMALRTIDFPAMVEQAWSDGVRIFIEQGPGSTCTGWISRILGDREHLAVAVDGNHRNSVTSLLRAVAQLFVAGLPMNISRLFDRLGVSGEPIPGENRRTLRFPAHPAPVHLGELHSTPRGAAPVASSPMTDRPGTHEGLGPTNLPGPKYNRAELERLAGGSIATVFGAAFAEQDRYERQTRLPTPPMLLVDRVTGIDAEPATMGTGTIWTETEIGWDAWYLDPAGRMPAGLMGEAGQADLLLISWLGIDLLNRGERVYRLLGCELTYHDSPPLPGQTLRFAITIDGHAQLGGVRLFFFRYDCHDSEGRLRISVRSAQAGFFTDAELAASSGVLWTPVDGPPPTGPLDPPTQLPELNCFGPDAVLAFAAGRPADCFGAAWERTRAHVRPPALPSGRMLLLREVTAFDPAGGPHRRGYLRAELPLEPESWFYQGHFKNDPCMPGTLMLEGCLQALAFYLAAHGHTIARDGWRFEPVTGRGYRMLCRGQATPHSRLLVYELYITAIKAGPEPEVTADALVSVDGVKAFHVGGLAVRLVPDWPLEHWQHAAPAGIQQRTATPVPPHTLGGLVGHTEQHAVAETDGVSFGYAALLAAAWGRPTHAFGPSRAALDGPRRTPRVPAPPFLFMSRIVEVDGPIQGMKLAHRVVVEYDLPREVWYRTGANAMPFCVLLEAALQPCGWLALYGGKVPESGADPLFRNLNGTATVTAEVSARARMLRTEVELLDLSQAGDVVIESFSVRVYADELLVLDATTTFGFFPPGAFTHQTGLAVSAEERAALTQRCPVAGQVTSRLERYFADSARRLTPMLRMLDRITGYWPEGGKSGRGRLLAERRIAAEDWYFRAHFFQDPVQPGSLGLEAMCQLLEFYLIESQTEGHLADPHFEPVRIGQPIIWKYRGQVVPTDMLVTIEMEITETGTDARGRFATAEAWLWVDGRRIYHTPQIGTRLVVGYPR from the coding sequence GTGCCATTTCCCCCGATCGCGATCGTCGGAACAGGCTGCGTGCTCCCCGGGGCTATGGACCCGGACGAACTGTGGCGCAACATCAGTGCCGGTCGGGTCAGCATCGGTGCACCGCCACCGGGCCGGGGGACCGCCGATCCGGGCCTGCTGCTGCCTGGTCCACTCTCGAACGGGGCGTCTGGTCGCCACTGCCTCGGCGGATACATCGATGGCTTCGACAGCATCTTCGATCCGCTCGGCTTTCGTATCGAGGGCGACCGGATCAGCGGTCTCGATCCGCTGGTGCGATGGGGTATGCATTGCGGTCGGGAGGCTCTTCGCCAAGCCGGCCGATGGGATCCACCGCCCACCCGCACCGGATTGATCCTGGGCAACCTGGGTTTTCCCTCTCGCGGATTCGGGCGCTTCGCGGAGCATCACTGGCGGACCGGTGCCGAAGGATATGCCGGCCCCGATCACGGTGGACCGGATCCTCGCAACCGATTCCCGCTGGGGTTAACCGCGCATCTGATAGCCGATGCGCTCGGATTGGACCTGGGCGCATTCGCTTTGGACGCGGCATGCGCGTCGTCCCTCTATGCCGTCAAGCTGGCCGCGGACCGCCTGCACGACGGCTCGGCCGATCTGATGCTCGCCGCCGCCGTCAACGGTGTCGACGAGCTGTTTCTACAAGCCGGGTTTCGCGCATTGAACGCGTTGAGTCCCACAGGTCGCAGCAGACCGTTCCACCGCGACGCCGACGGGTTGGTGCCGGCCGAGGGAGCGGCCTGCGTCGCGTTGATGCGGCTCGAGGACGCGGCGAAATCCGCCGCCCCTGTGCTCGGTGTGATCCGAGGGATCGGATTGTCCAACGACGGACGTAACGAGGGCTTTCTCGTGCCCGCCCAGCACGGTCAAGAACTGGCTATGCGCAGGGCTTACCGATCCGCGTCGCTGCGACCTTCGACGATCTCGCTGGTCGAATGCCACGCCACCGGAACACCTGTGGGAGACGCGGTGGAAGTCCGCAGCCTCGCGGAGATATTCACCGAAGTCGGGCATGATCTGCCGATCGGATCCATCAAAGCCAATCTGGGTCATTCGTTGACCGTTGCCGGAATGGCGGGACTGCTGAAGGTGCTCGCGGCGATCGGCAGCGAAACGCTGCCCGCGACTGTCGATGCGGAACCGGCCATCGCGGACCTGTCCGGTACCCCGTTGCGCTTGCTCACCGAAAATATGCCGTGGACCGGTCGGCGCAGGGCGGCAGTCAGCACATTCGGCTTCGGAGGTAACAATGCCCATTTGATCGTGGAGGCCTACGACGCGCGCCTGATCCGTGCACCGCGCCGCCTCCCGCCCCCGCCGATACCCGAAGCGGTGGCCATTGTGGCGATGGGCGCCCGGGTCGGTACCGGAACCAGCGTGCGCGACCTCGCCGAAGCCGTGCTGTGCGGGAAAGTCGATCACGGGCCGAGTCGAGCCGTCGATGTCGACCTCGAAGGCCTGCGGTTCCCGCCGAAGGATCTGCGCGAGACGCTCCCGCAGCAGGTGATGATGATGGAGGCGGCGCGAGAAGCCGTTGCGAGCCGGCAGCTTCCGGCCGATCGCACGATGGTGTTGATCGGGATGGGCATCGACGCGGAGATCGCGCGATATTGTGCCCGAGCCAGACTCACGGCCGCCGGAGATTCCGCACGCGACTCCATCGGTGGTCCGCTCACGCCGGCGGGCGGCGTCGGCTGCATGGCGAATATCACCGCCAACCGGCTCAACTGGTTGTTGAACTTGACGGCCCCCGGGTTCGCTGTCTTCGCCGAGGAATCCTCCGGCCTCATCGCCCTCTCGCTGGGCAGCCGCGCAGTGGCCTGCGGCGAAGTCGACTACGCCCTTGTCGGTGCGGTCGATCTGTCCTGCGAACCGATACATCGCCAGGCGCTTCGCGAGTTGGGCCGCGGCGACGATCCGGGCGACGCCGCCGTCGCGTTGCTCTTGCGGCGGCACTCCGATGCGATCGCCGACGGCGACGAGGTGATCGCGCTGCTCGACCCGGAGGATCACCCATCCGCCCAAGCAGTGCCGGGGCTGCGCATCGGCGAGCACCGAGGATCGGATGACAGCACGCCCGCCGCGTTCGATCCTGCCGATTTGTTCGGCAACGCACACGCTGCTCAGGCGATGGTGTATGTCGCCGTCGCCGCACTGGCCCTACGACACCGAACCGTTCCCACAGCGGGAGCCCTGGCTGACCCATTACTCGGCGAACCCCGTGCCGTGGTTGACATTCACCCGCTCGGAGCCCGGCCCACCGCGGTGACCCTCCGGTCCGCGGCTCCCGCACCTGGGCTACGTCCCGTGCCCCGGCTCCGTCTGTACTCCGGACAGAATCGCCGGGACATCGCCGCCGCTGTCGCATCGGACCGCGAATCCGGTGACGGGCCCGCACGTCTGGCTCTCGTGGATGACGGCACCCAGTCCTGGACCGCACTGCGCGACGCGACCATACGCTGGGCATCCGGCACCGGACCGCGTCCGCCCGGCAGTGCCTTCCGTGACGGCCCCCTTACGGGCGAGGTCGCCTTCGTCTACCCCAACGGGGCTGCGGCGTACCCGAAGATGGGGCACCACCTGATGTTGGCACTGCCCGACCTCATCGATGCTCTGCGCCGCAAGTGCGGTTCGATCGAGCAAACACTCGGGTGGGCCTACGCCGACCCGCCGGTGCCGAGGCACGGCTTGGATCAGAACTGCGCCGCAAGCCTGCTGGCCACCCTGCACACCACCATAATCCGCGACATCCTGGAAATCTCGCCCGCGGCAGCGCTGGGCTATTCCTCCGGTGAGAGCAGTGCCCTTGTCGCGCTGGATGTTTGGCGGGACATACCAGGCTTCGTCTCTCGCCTCTACGAGTCAAACCTGTTCACCCGGGAGGTATCGGGTGAACAGCGCATGATTCGCGAGCAATGGCGCCGTTTGGGCGCCGCGGACGAACCCTGGATCAACTATGTGGTGCCGGCCGACGCCGACCGCGTTCGGGCGGCCATCGCGGACGAGCCCGCAGCACACCTCACGGTGATCAATGCGCCCGGCTCGTGTGTAATCGGCGGCGCCCCCTCGGCCTGCGCCCGAGTGTTCGACCGGCTGGGAGTCGTCGACACCGCGATCGCCGTCGATTACGACTTCGCCGCACATACCCACCTCGTACAGCCGGTGCGCGGCGAGTGGCGACGACTGCACCATTGGCCGATGAACGCGGTGCCCGGCATTCGCTTCTACAGCGCCACGCTCAGCGAGCCCTACGCTCCCACTCCGCATTCCGCTGCCGAAGCATTGACCCGAATGGCTTTGCGCACCATCGACTTTCCCGCCATGGTCGAGCAAGCCTGGTCGGACGGCGTCAGAATCTTCATCGAACAGGGACCCGGGAGCACCTGCACCGGCTGGATCTCGCGGATCCTCGGCGACCGCGAACACCTTGCCGTAGCCGTCGACGGCAATCATCGCAACAGCGTGACGTCTCTGCTCCGGGCCGTTGCGCAACTTTTCGTTGCGGGCTTACCGATGAACATATCCAGGCTTTTCGACCGGCTGGGTGTCAGTGGTGAACCCATTCCCGGTGAGAACCGTCGTACGCTCCGCTTTCCCGCCCATCCTGCGCCAGTCCACCTCGGTGAACTTCACTCGACGCCTAGGGGTGCCGCACCGGTCGCTTCCTCGCCGATGACCGACCGTCCCGGCACCCACGAAGGTCTCGGACCGACGAACCTGCCCGGTCCGAAATACAACCGGGCAGAGCTCGAGCGGCTCGCCGGCGGCTCGATCGCCACCGTTTTCGGCGCGGCCTTCGCCGAGCAGGATCGCTACGAAAGACAAACCCGGCTGCCCACGCCGCCGATGCTGCTCGTCGACCGGGTTACCGGTATCGATGCCGAACCGGCCACCATGGGAACCGGAACCATCTGGACGGAAACCGAGATCGGTTGGGACGCCTGGTATCTCGACCCGGCCGGCCGGATGCCCGCAGGTCTGATGGGGGAGGCGGGCCAGGCGGACCTGCTGTTGATCAGTTGGCTCGGTATCGACCTGCTCAACCGGGGGGAGCGCGTCTATCGGCTCCTGGGCTGCGAACTGACCTACCACGACAGCCCACCCCTGCCCGGCCAGACTCTGCGCTTCGCGATCACCATCGACGGCCACGCCCAACTGGGCGGGGTCCGGCTGTTCTTCTTTCGCTACGACTGCCACGATTCAGAAGGCCGCCTGCGGATATCGGTTCGAAGCGCCCAGGCGGGATTCTTCACCGATGCCGAATTGGCCGCCAGCAGCGGCGTCCTATGGACCCCGGTGGACGGGCCCCCACCGACCGGGCCACTCGACCCGCCTACCCAGCTGCCTGAACTGAACTGTTTCGGCCCCGATGCCGTCCTTGCCTTCGCCGCAGGCCGACCGGCCGACTGTTTCGGTGCCGCGTGGGAACGGACTCGCGCACATGTGCGGCCACCGGCATTGCCGTCCGGTCGGATGCTGTTGCTGCGCGAAGTGACCGCCTTCGACCCGGCCGGCGGCCCACACCGGCGCGGCTACCTGCGCGCCGAACTTCCTCTCGAACCCGAAAGCTGGTTCTACCAAGGGCATTTCAAGAACGATCCCTGCATGCCCGGCACGCTCATGCTGGAAGGCTGCTTACAAGCCCTGGCCTTCTACCTCGCTGCGCACGGCCACACCATCGCCCGGGACGGCTGGCGCTTCGAACCGGTGACCGGGCGCGGCTATCGGATGCTGTGCCGCGGCCAAGCCACCCCGCACAGCCGACTTCTCGTGTACGAGCTGTATATCACCGCGATCAAGGCAGGGCCGGAACCCGAGGTCACCGCCGACGCACTGGTCAGCGTCGATGGCGTCAAGGCATTTCACGTGGGTGGGCTCGCGGTACGCCTGGTGCCGGACTGGCCGCTGGAACATTGGCAGCACGCGGCCCCCGCTGGAATACAGCAGCGCACCGCTACGCCGGTGCCGCCGCATACCCTCGGCGGGCTGGTCGGACACACTGAACAACACGCAGTCGCCGAAACCGATGGCGTCAGCTTCGGATACGCCGCACTGCTCGCCGCTGCTTGGGGTCGTCCGACCCATGCCTTCGGCCCCAGCCGTGCGGCGCTGGACGGCCCTCGGCGCACGCCCCGGGTTCCTGCCCCGCCGTTCCTGTTCATGAGCCGTATCGTCGAGGTCGACGGTCCTATCCAGGGGATGAAGCTCGCACACCGGGTTGTTGTCGAGTACGACCTTCCCCGCGAGGTCTGGTACCGCACCGGTGCCAATGCGATGCCCTTCTGTGTACTGCTCGAGGCCGCGCTGCAGCCATGCGGATGGCTTGCTCTGTATGGCGGCAAAGTTCCCGAGTCCGGTGCAGACCCGCTGTTTCGCAACCTGAACGGCACGGCGACGGTCACCGCGGAGGTTTCCGCTCGGGCGCGCATGCTGCGCACCGAGGTAGAACTCCTCGATCTCTCCCAAGCGGGCGACGTGGTCATCGAATCGTTCTCCGTCCGCGTCTACGCCGACGAGTTGCTCGTGCTGGACGCCACTACGACTTTCGGCTTCTTCCCACCCGGCGCGTTCACCCACCAGACCGGATTGGCGGTCTCGGCAGAGGAACGTGCGGCGCTGACCCAACGCTGCCCCGTAGCCGGACAAGTAACCAGCCGCCTCGAACGGTACTTCGCCGACAGCGCCCGCCGACTCACACCCATGCTGCGCATGCTCGATCGAATCACCGGGTACTGGCCTGAAGGCGGGAAATCCGGGCGAGGGAGGTTGCTGGCGGAAAGACGAATTGCCGCCGAGGACTGGTACTTTCGGGCGCACTTCTTCCAAGATCCGGTGCAACCCGGTTCTCTGGGACTCGAAGCCATGTGTCAGCTCCTGGAGTTCTACCTCATCGAATCGCAGACAGAGGGGCACCTGGCCGACCCACACTTCGAACCGGTGCGGATCGGTCAACCGATCATCTGGAAGTACCGCGGACAAGTCGTTCCCACGGACATGCTGGTGACCATCGAAATGGAAATCACCGAGACCGGAACAGACGCTCGGGGCCGATTCGCAACGGCCGAGGCATGGCTATGGGTGGATGGCCGACGTATCTATCACACGCCACAGATCGGCACCCGACTTGTTGTCGGTTATCCGCGGTAA